From a region of the Thermomonas sp. HDW16 genome:
- a CDS encoding chaperone modulator CbpM has translation MKTIDLQAFLLDSRIERVVLERWIARRWVLSIDDDGQPVLTDADAARACFIRDLTRDFGVNDEGIDLVLHLVDQLHGLRRMLADVRVQLDTVSPGQRDSTG, from the coding sequence ATGAAGACCATCGACCTGCAGGCATTTCTGCTGGATTCGCGCATCGAGCGTGTGGTGCTGGAGCGCTGGATCGCGCGTCGCTGGGTCCTATCCATCGACGACGATGGACAACCCGTCCTGACCGATGCCGACGCGGCGCGCGCATGCTTCATCCGTGACCTCACCCGTGACTTCGGCGTCAACGACGAGGGCATCGACTTGGTACTGCACCTCGTGGACCAACTGCATGGCTTGCGCAGGATGCTGGCCGATGTGCGCGTGCAACTGGATACCGTCTCGCCGGGGCAGCGCGATTCGACCGGCTGA
- a CDS encoding tetratricopeptide repeat protein — translation MFKRLIQSLTGKTSTSESTKITRNTVTPPAGAPPSDTITAYDVHGREMQIARADWRDSVLLPQLKAQWNEPDALYQLILNGLNDGFDQEIEPASAQLAGIDPLVERGHVIRAIVLMKLERLDEAERVLRDAIAKVGETGTILTNLAKVQESRGDSALADATLWKAITLDPNQENGLGWWAARERERGGDAAYVAALQRAASLPGSWRANLMLGRHKLAAGDANGAIALFRGVLEQGTFDRDTLITISGDLGNAGRVEEFVELVAPHYDPAVHAPQAGLNLLQAYLQIGQLDQGEALLDRLYALNMPPFKQYLDQMAGQYQERRRASTPPRPIGEQALEIGQVPFDRPIWMYGLRDPDWLFPNKPADARKVIFLMLGKAMDGTLQAEEQREDDIGRMTRAIPLYLAESAYEWTTAHAQSLVTVVMGGGPVVFGAHDDAGERETALRVAELADMVVLGSIAVVDDTWTVTLRVRDTTKGDLVATEVTSTDRAGLAAAVLDLEGRLLPQFGAPQTKPHDRIYTRPTLEQMPPYLDALGQSLMLGLVANEVVSREGMWGERNMLEWPLRMALHWPNYAVPRAMYLSGMSHAARYRSTVLGEFEERSFALLRDLMAAKSPLADLGPLLLHAYGRPEGLTAVRKSTSDARRLAWLDRVEA, via the coding sequence GTGTTCAAACGCCTGATTCAGAGCCTGACCGGCAAGACCTCGACCAGCGAGTCCACCAAGATCACGCGGAACACGGTGACCCCACCAGCCGGCGCACCGCCTTCCGACACCATTACGGCTTACGACGTGCACGGTCGGGAGATGCAGATCGCGCGCGCCGACTGGCGTGACAGCGTCTTGCTGCCGCAACTCAAGGCGCAGTGGAACGAACCCGATGCGCTGTACCAGCTCATCCTCAATGGACTCAATGACGGCTTCGATCAGGAGATCGAGCCGGCGTCCGCACAGTTGGCGGGCATTGATCCCCTCGTGGAACGTGGTCACGTTATCCGCGCGATCGTCCTGATGAAGCTCGAGCGGCTCGATGAGGCGGAACGCGTCCTGCGGGATGCAATTGCAAAAGTCGGCGAGACCGGCACGATTCTGACCAATCTGGCGAAGGTCCAGGAGTCGCGCGGCGACTCCGCGCTGGCCGATGCCACCCTCTGGAAAGCAATCACGCTCGATCCCAACCAGGAAAACGGTTTGGGCTGGTGGGCCGCACGCGAGCGCGAACGAGGTGGCGATGCGGCCTACGTTGCCGCACTACAGCGGGCCGCCAGCTTGCCGGGTAGCTGGCGGGCAAATTTGATGCTGGGTCGGCACAAGCTCGCAGCCGGGGATGCGAACGGTGCAATCGCCCTGTTCCGAGGGGTGCTTGAACAGGGTACTTTCGACCGAGATACGTTGATCACCATCTCCGGCGACTTGGGCAACGCCGGGCGGGTCGAAGAGTTCGTCGAGCTGGTGGCACCACACTACGATCCGGCTGTCCATGCGCCGCAAGCGGGCCTCAACCTGTTGCAGGCTTACCTGCAGATCGGACAGCTGGATCAAGGCGAAGCACTGCTCGATCGGCTCTACGCCCTGAATATGCCGCCATTCAAGCAATACCTCGACCAGATGGCCGGCCAATACCAGGAGCGTCGGCGCGCATCGACGCCACCCCGACCGATCGGCGAGCAGGCTCTCGAAATTGGTCAAGTGCCCTTCGATCGTCCGATCTGGATGTATGGGCTTCGCGATCCCGACTGGCTGTTTCCGAACAAACCGGCGGATGCTCGAAAGGTGATCTTCCTCATGCTCGGCAAGGCGATGGACGGCACTCTGCAAGCCGAGGAGCAGCGTGAAGACGACATCGGACGCATGACCCGCGCCATTCCGCTCTACCTGGCCGAAAGCGCCTATGAGTGGACGACCGCCCATGCCCAGTCCCTTGTGACCGTCGTGATGGGTGGCGGCCCGGTGGTGTTCGGCGCGCACGACGATGCGGGTGAGCGGGAAACGGCCCTCCGGGTTGCCGAACTCGCCGACATGGTCGTGCTGGGCTCGATCGCCGTTGTGGACGACACCTGGACCGTAACTCTCCGTGTACGGGATACCACCAAGGGCGATCTTGTTGCCACAGAAGTGACCTCGACTGACCGAGCCGGACTCGCGGCGGCGGTGCTCGATCTTGAAGGCAGACTTCTGCCGCAGTTCGGCGCCCCCCAGACGAAACCCCATGACCGGATCTACACACGTCCGACGCTGGAACAGATGCCGCCCTACCTCGATGCACTGGGGCAGTCCCTGATGCTTGGACTGGTGGCGAACGAAGTCGTGTCAAGGGAAGGCATGTGGGGCGAGCGCAATATGCTCGAGTGGCCGTTGCGTATGGCGCTGCACTGGCCGAACTACGCCGTGCCGAGGGCGATGTATCTGTCCGGCATGAGCCATGCGGCACGCTACCGATCGACCGTGTTGGGAGAATTCGAAGAACGGTCATTCGCCTTGCTCCGCGACCTGATGGCAGCCAAGTCACCCTTGGCTGATCTCGGACCGCTGCTGCTGCATGCGTATGGGCGACCCGAAGGACTGACTGCCGTCAGGAAAAGCACGAGCGACGCGCGGCGCCTTGCATGGCTCGACCGCGTCGAAGCCTGA
- a CDS encoding alpha/beta hydrolase, translating into MSKPAVVLVHGFWGGAAHWTNVILELNKLGYSDLHAVENPLTSLADDAERTRKMVAQVQGPVVLVGHSYGGAVISEAGNLPNVAALVFIAAFAPDAGESPGAITQQHLPVAAANLAPDSDGYLWLKVDKFHESFCQDLTADEGYVMAVTQKAPLASTFGDNVIEPAWKHKPCWYQISSQDRMIAPENQTRMSARMNPRKAITLDASHASLASRAKEVAALIDEAAKATAA; encoded by the coding sequence ATGAGCAAGCCCGCAGTGGTTCTGGTCCATGGTTTCTGGGGCGGAGCCGCCCACTGGACCAACGTCATCCTCGAACTGAACAAGCTCGGCTATAGCGACCTCCACGCCGTCGAAAACCCGCTGACGTCGCTTGCCGACGACGCCGAACGTACGCGCAAGATGGTCGCACAAGTACAGGGCCCGGTCGTGCTGGTCGGTCACTCCTACGGCGGCGCGGTGATCAGTGAAGCCGGCAACCTGCCCAACGTTGCTGCGCTGGTGTTCATCGCTGCATTCGCACCTGATGCAGGCGAGAGCCCGGGTGCGATTACGCAGCAGCATCTGCCAGTGGCCGCAGCCAACCTAGCGCCGGACAGCGACGGCTACTTATGGCTCAAGGTCGACAAGTTCCACGAAAGTTTCTGCCAAGATCTGACGGCAGACGAAGGCTACGTCATGGCAGTTACACAGAAGGCGCCGTTGGCATCAACGTTCGGTGATAACGTCATCGAACCGGCATGGAAACACAAGCCATGCTGGTATCAAATCTCCAGCCAGGACCGGATGATCGCCCCCGAGAACCAGACGCGGATGTCCGCGCGTATGAACCCGCGTAAAGCCATCACACTCGATGCAAGCCATGCCTCGCTCGCATCGCGAGCGAAGGAGGTCGCTGCATTAATCGATGAGGCAGCCAAAGCGACAGCAGCCTAA
- a CDS encoding IS30 family transposase: MKRRTRIQYTDTQKGLMWDRWQKGESLHQIARLFDRHHTSVRGILAATGGIRPPARCRSVRALTLAEREDVSRALVAGHSIRSIATTLGRAPSTISREILRNGGAERYRASHADQAAWDRAHRPKTCKLALHPALAKRVADKLQQQWSPQQIAGWLMRTYPNDAACQVSHETIYRTLFIQSRGALKKELLEHLRRTRAMRRSRHHTQKTADHGRICDTVSIRERPADVEDRAVPGHWEGDLLFGSGNSQIATLVERSTRYVMLVKVDRKDTRTVVDALIEHARQLPNQLYQSLTWDRGKELADHRRFTLATDIQVYFCDPQSPWQRGSNENTNGLLRQYFPKGIDVSGFTQTQLDEVARRLNERPRKTLNFETPIERYRQAVALTG, encoded by the coding sequence TTGAAGCGAAGAACCCGGATTCAATACACCGATACCCAGAAGGGCCTGATGTGGGACCGCTGGCAGAAGGGCGAGTCACTCCACCAGATCGCTAGGCTGTTCGACAGACACCACACGTCGGTGCGCGGGATTCTTGCTGCGACTGGTGGTATCCGCCCGCCGGCTCGCTGCCGGTCGGTCCGCGCCTTAACCCTAGCCGAGCGCGAAGATGTGTCGCGGGCGCTGGTGGCTGGGCATTCGATCCGCTCGATTGCAACGACGCTTGGCCGGGCTCCGTCGACGATCAGCCGCGAGATCCTGCGTAATGGCGGCGCCGAGCGGTACCGCGCCAGCCACGCCGATCAGGCGGCGTGGGACCGGGCGCATCGTCCGAAGACTTGTAAGCTGGCGCTGCATCCTGCGCTGGCGAAACGGGTGGCTGACAAGCTGCAACAGCAGTGGTCACCCCAGCAGATCGCCGGTTGGCTGATGCGCACCTACCCCAATGATGCGGCCTGCCAGGTGTCCCACGAGACGATCTACCGCACGCTCTTCATCCAGTCGCGCGGCGCGCTGAAGAAAGAGCTCCTGGAGCACCTGCGGCGGACGCGGGCGATGCGTCGTTCCCGCCACCACACCCAGAAGACGGCAGACCACGGCCGAATCTGCGACACCGTGTCGATCCGCGAGCGGCCCGCCGACGTCGAGGATCGGGCCGTTCCCGGGCACTGGGAAGGCGACTTGCTGTTCGGCAGCGGCAACAGCCAGATCGCCACGCTGGTTGAGCGCAGCACGCGCTACGTGATGCTGGTGAAGGTCGATCGTAAGGACACGAGGACGGTGGTTGACGCGCTGATCGAACATGCGCGCCAGCTGCCGAACCAGCTGTACCAGTCGCTCACGTGGGATCGCGGCAAGGAGCTGGCCGACCATCGTCGCTTCACCTTGGCCACGGACATCCAGGTCTACTTCTGCGATCCGCAGAGCCCTTGGCAGCGCGGGTCGAACGAGAACACCAACGGCCTGCTGCGGCAGTACTTCCCGAAGGGAATCGACGTGTCAGGCTTCACCCAGACCCAGCTCGATGAAGTGGCTAGGCGCTTGAACGAACGGCCACGCAAGACGCTGAACTTTGAGACGCCAATTGAGCGTTACCGACAGGCTGTTGCGTTGACCGGTTGA
- a CDS encoding CusA/CzcA family heavy metal efflux RND transporter, whose product MLNRLVEVSLRYKFLVLIVFLVIAFLGISAVRSVPIDAFPDVTPAQVNVYTESPGLAAEDVEQLLTTPVESALAGLPKVQEIRSVSLFGLSYVSVYFEDDMDIYFARQLVNERLQEIGDRLPEGYGTPSMGPNASGLGQVYWYTVERAPGVSKEQVSDMDLRTWQEWTVRLILRTGQGVDDVTSWGGGERQYQVQIDPQKLYARGLGFKDVIEALPANNGQVGGNTMDVGREQFLVRGLGLLKSTDDIGEIVLKAEDGVPVYLRDVATVTEAAAPRFGAVTHDGEEVVLGMALARIGENAKNVVEAVKAKVDTARAALPEGMVLKPVYERTDLVNKAVGTATRALVEGSILVAIVLFLFLGELRSAIVVIVTLPLAMLIAFIGMGQAGLSANLMSLAGLAIGIGMMVDGAVVMVENAFRIMAERLEHGEKVDRTSAVLAAAKEVANPIAFAIIIIIVVFLPLFSLEGLEGKMFKPMAFNIAFAMAGSLILSLTLIPVLASLILKPKPERDTWLVARVKRVYQSLLQKALARKKVVVVTAVTALVAGLAIFPFLGKEFMPQLQEGSIMWRVTGIPSTSLDESIRTSKIIADAFKKFPEVDSTLAMIGRAEKGETADVNYMEIYTALKPQDEWSGDRDIKQLEEAMQETLEKVVPNVVPAYTQPIQMRVEELISGVRATLALKLYGTDLGELDRLSTALKDVLGSVQGVADLSLEANIGKPQIRISVNRDEMARHGMNAEDVLTIVRNGLGGEPVSVLLDGVRRFDIAVRLDDQVRTNVESLRRIPLRTATGAIVPLSEVATIEVGEGYSFVRREQLQRYAVIQMDVRGRDIDGFVRDANAAIAQKVKLPAGYWIEWGGAFENQQRALAKLAVIVPITIFFIFVLLYTAFNSIKYAALILANVPFATIGGLVALALTGQYLSVPSAIGFIAVFGVAMLNGIVLVSVLNELRDKGLSVRDAVVQGTALRLRPVLMTASVAILGLVPMLLSSGVGAETQRPLATVVVGGLISSTLLTLILLPVLYEWLELRAERQSKESTP is encoded by the coding sequence ATGTTGAATCGCCTCGTTGAAGTCTCACTACGCTACAAGTTCCTTGTCCTGATCGTGTTTCTGGTCATCGCGTTCCTCGGGATCAGCGCGGTTCGCTCGGTGCCCATCGACGCCTTTCCGGATGTCACGCCCGCCCAGGTCAACGTCTACACCGAATCCCCCGGTCTCGCGGCGGAGGACGTCGAGCAGTTGCTGACCACGCCGGTGGAGTCGGCGCTGGCCGGTTTGCCGAAGGTGCAGGAAATCCGTTCGGTCAGTCTGTTCGGCCTGTCCTACGTCTCGGTGTACTTCGAAGACGACATGGACATCTACTTCGCTCGACAACTCGTCAATGAACGCCTGCAGGAAATCGGCGATCGCCTGCCAGAGGGCTACGGCACCCCGAGCATGGGGCCCAATGCCTCGGGTCTCGGGCAGGTCTATTGGTACACCGTCGAACGCGCACCAGGCGTCAGCAAGGAGCAGGTTAGCGACATGGACCTGCGGACATGGCAGGAGTGGACTGTCCGGCTGATCCTGCGCACGGGCCAGGGCGTCGACGACGTCACATCCTGGGGTGGTGGCGAGCGCCAGTACCAAGTGCAGATCGATCCGCAGAAGCTCTACGCGCGCGGCCTCGGGTTCAAGGACGTCATCGAGGCATTGCCCGCGAACAACGGCCAGGTCGGTGGCAACACCATGGACGTGGGACGCGAGCAGTTCCTTGTCCGTGGTCTTGGATTGCTGAAGTCGACTGATGACATCGGTGAGATCGTGCTTAAGGCCGAGGATGGGGTGCCGGTCTACCTACGCGACGTCGCGACGGTGACAGAGGCCGCCGCGCCGCGTTTCGGAGCAGTGACGCATGATGGCGAGGAGGTCGTTCTCGGCATGGCACTCGCGCGCATCGGCGAGAACGCCAAGAACGTGGTTGAGGCGGTCAAGGCCAAGGTCGACACAGCGCGCGCGGCCTTGCCGGAGGGCATGGTGCTGAAGCCGGTCTACGAGCGCACCGACCTGGTCAATAAGGCGGTCGGCACCGCGACCCGCGCGCTGGTCGAGGGTTCAATCCTCGTGGCCATCGTCCTGTTCCTGTTCCTCGGCGAACTGCGCTCGGCGATCGTCGTGATCGTCACCTTGCCACTGGCGATGCTCATCGCGTTCATCGGCATGGGCCAGGCGGGGCTGTCAGCCAACCTCATGTCACTCGCGGGGCTGGCGATCGGTATCGGGATGATGGTGGACGGCGCGGTGGTGATGGTCGAGAACGCGTTCCGGATCATGGCCGAGCGCCTGGAGCATGGCGAGAAAGTCGACCGCACCAGCGCGGTGCTGGCCGCGGCCAAGGAAGTCGCGAACCCGATTGCCTTCGCGATCATCATCATCATCGTGGTGTTCCTGCCGCTGTTCTCGTTGGAAGGGCTCGAAGGCAAGATGTTCAAGCCGATGGCCTTCAACATCGCCTTCGCGATGGCGGGCTCGCTGATCCTGAGCTTGACGCTAATCCCGGTGCTCGCTTCGCTGATCCTGAAGCCGAAGCCGGAACGAGACACATGGCTCGTGGCGCGGGTGAAGCGCGTCTATCAGTCGTTGCTGCAAAAGGCCTTGGCGAGGAAGAAGGTCGTGGTGGTCACCGCCGTGACCGCGCTGGTGGCTGGCCTCGCCATCTTTCCATTCCTGGGCAAGGAGTTCATGCCGCAGTTGCAGGAAGGGTCGATTATGTGGCGCGTCACCGGGATTCCCTCTACTTCGCTCGACGAATCCATTCGCACCAGCAAGATCATCGCCGATGCCTTCAAGAAGTTCCCGGAGGTGGACAGCACGCTCGCGATGATCGGTCGCGCGGAGAAGGGCGAGACTGCTGACGTCAACTACATGGAGATTTATACCGCGCTCAAGCCGCAGGACGAGTGGTCGGGCGACCGCGACATCAAGCAGCTCGAGGAAGCCATGCAGGAGACGCTCGAAAAAGTCGTTCCGAACGTGGTCCCAGCCTACACCCAGCCGATCCAGATGCGGGTGGAGGAGCTGATCTCCGGTGTGCGGGCCACCCTGGCGCTCAAGTTGTATGGCACCGATCTTGGAGAACTGGATCGCCTCAGCACGGCATTGAAGGACGTACTCGGAAGCGTGCAGGGCGTGGCAGACCTGTCGCTGGAAGCCAACATCGGCAAGCCGCAGATCCGCATCTCGGTCAATCGCGACGAGATGGCCCGGCATGGGATGAATGCCGAGGACGTGCTGACCATCGTGCGCAACGGATTGGGCGGAGAGCCCGTGAGCGTCCTACTCGATGGCGTGCGGCGCTTCGACATCGCGGTGCGGCTGGATGACCAGGTGCGCACCAATGTCGAATCGCTGCGACGCATCCCGCTCAGGACCGCGACCGGTGCGATCGTGCCCTTGTCGGAGGTCGCCACCATCGAAGTGGGCGAAGGCTATTCATTCGTCCGACGCGAACAGTTGCAGCGCTATGCAGTGATCCAGATGGACGTTCGCGGACGCGACATCGACGGCTTCGTCCGCGATGCCAACGCTGCGATCGCCCAGAAGGTGAAGCTTCCGGCCGGCTACTGGATCGAATGGGGTGGCGCGTTCGAGAACCAGCAGCGCGCTCTCGCCAAGCTCGCGGTAATCGTCCCCATCACGATCTTCTTCATCTTCGTGCTGCTCTACACCGCCTTCAACTCGATCAAGTACGCGGCGCTGATCCTCGCCAATGTGCCCTTCGCCACGATTGGGGGCCTTGTCGCACTTGCCCTCACCGGGCAATACCTGTCGGTGCCGTCCGCCATCGGGTTCATCGCGGTGTTCGGTGTAGCGATGCTCAACGGCATCGTGCTGGTCAGCGTCCTCAACGAGCTGCGGGACAAGGGGCTGTCGGTGCGAGACGCCGTGGTGCAGGGGACGGCGCTGCGATTACGCCCGGTACTGATGACCGCGAGCGTAGCGATCCTGGGCCTGGTGCCGATGCTGCTGTCGAGCGGCGTGGGTGCTGAGACTCAGCGACCGCTTGCCACCGTCGTGGTGGGTGGCCTGATCAGCTCCACGCTGTTGACGCTGATCCTGCTGCCTGTTCTGTATGAGTGGCTCGAACTGCGGGCCGAACGCCAATCCAAGGAGTCGACACCATGA
- a CDS encoding TolC family protein, translating into MSIPDIARRACAVALLLPLAAIAQSGPTEPSGRAPEPLRAAVISAWTQHPALRAADARRAAASARLDAARRPLYNPSLDLAYDREGSDRTDTFGLSMPVDINGKRRARSDAATSRVVQSNAEAHVTRRNFVRSWLGNWAEWQTADARVRVGERRLQLLGRFQDLAKTQFAAGDISGLERDLAQLSRAEAQAEQAGLLAERAQAEAGLRALGSNPEAVATLDVADMALPAAKLTDADVDRLPDVQAAYAAADAAARDIEVAKRNRLGDPVVGFNTGRLRLPGGVSDTVLGVSISIPLNIRNGYRAEVRAAQAEANVARAEADQLRLAVVSNQTRAVESYRAAKAAWEAWQASRGTDVERRAFLLERSWREGELSTTDYLLQLNQTLDTQQAGAALQAQVWKTYVDYLDAAGQLERWVGLEANP; encoded by the coding sequence ATGTCTATTCCCGACATCGCGCGGCGCGCATGCGCCGTTGCGTTGCTGTTGCCTCTTGCGGCCATTGCGCAGAGTGGGCCAACAGAGCCTTCCGGCCGTGCGCCGGAACCGCTGCGCGCTGCTGTTATATCCGCGTGGACGCAGCATCCAGCCCTCCGTGCCGCCGATGCACGGCGTGCCGCCGCCAGCGCCCGGCTCGATGCGGCGCGCCGGCCGCTCTACAACCCTTCGCTTGATCTCGCGTACGACCGTGAAGGGAGTGATCGAACCGATACCTTTGGCCTGAGCATGCCGGTGGACATCAACGGCAAGCGTCGTGCGCGTTCAGATGCCGCCACCAGCCGCGTAGTGCAGTCCAATGCCGAAGCCCACGTCACCCGGCGCAATTTCGTTAGAAGTTGGCTAGGGAACTGGGCCGAGTGGCAAACCGCTGACGCGCGGGTTCGTGTCGGCGAGCGTCGTCTACAACTGCTCGGACGCTTCCAGGATCTCGCCAAGACCCAGTTTGCGGCTGGTGACATCTCCGGACTCGAGCGAGACCTTGCACAGCTGTCGAGGGCCGAGGCTCAGGCGGAACAGGCCGGCCTGCTGGCTGAGCGCGCGCAGGCTGAGGCTGGCTTACGCGCCCTTGGAAGTAATCCGGAAGCCGTTGCAACCTTGGATGTCGCGGATATGGCTCTGCCTGCTGCCAAGCTCACTGATGCCGATGTCGACCGGCTACCGGATGTCCAAGCAGCTTATGCGGCAGCAGATGCGGCCGCTCGCGACATCGAGGTCGCCAAGCGGAACCGTCTCGGGGATCCGGTCGTCGGCTTCAACACCGGCCGACTTCGCCTGCCTGGCGGTGTGAGCGACACCGTGCTCGGTGTCTCGATCAGCATTCCGCTCAACATTCGCAATGGCTATCGCGCCGAAGTCCGCGCGGCTCAGGCCGAGGCTAACGTCGCTCGTGCCGAGGCCGATCAACTACGCCTTGCCGTCGTATCCAACCAGACACGTGCGGTCGAGAGCTATCGGGCAGCGAAGGCGGCGTGGGAGGCGTGGCAGGCGAGCCGAGGCACTGATGTCGAACGTCGTGCATTCCTTCTGGAACGCTCTTGGCGGGAAGGTGAGCTGTCGACGACGGACTACTTGCTGCAACTCAATCAGACCCTCGACACACAACAGGCCGGGGCTGCGCTGCAGGCGCAGGTCTGGAAGACGTACGTCGACTACTTGGATGCCGCCGGCCAGCTCGAGCGCTGGGTCGGCCTGGAGGCCAACCCGTGA
- a CDS encoding efflux RND transporter periplasmic adaptor subunit: MNTDTNKEIGTTAAERPLVTTPRSIALALALSLGLSACGKQETGSEQGTGGSSEAVAKVAGAEEPEGRPEGSEEAAGELKLDAATLTQMGVEVQPIGSGSISEELRAPGEVIDSAYGTTLVTPRVVSLVVRRHAKLGDEVRRGAPLVTLSSVDVANAQADLRIAEQESRRVSALGREAVSGRRISEAQVAVDRARAVARAYGLPGTAPGGANGEFTLTAPHAGRITEDEFVVGERIEPGKALFRLVDESTVWIDAKLPAGSVSRINPGSNATVVFNGQRLDAKVLRSAHRTSDATRNASVRLEVRNRDDVLHGGDFVEILFDAPAGSRDASPAATRLSVPSEALVQLQGDTIVFRRDADGGLVSVPVRTGEVVGGRTQILDGLKPGDQVVVKGAFALKSQLLKEEMGGGHGH; this comes from the coding sequence GTGAACACAGATACGAATAAAGAAATTGGCACGACTGCAGCCGAACGACCTCTGGTCACAACCCCGCGGTCGATTGCCTTAGCGCTTGCGTTGTCCCTCGGGCTGTCCGCCTGCGGCAAGCAAGAAACGGGGAGCGAGCAAGGTACGGGCGGTTCGTCTGAGGCGGTTGCCAAGGTAGCTGGAGCAGAGGAACCAGAAGGTCGGCCCGAGGGAAGTGAGGAAGCGGCTGGGGAGCTGAAGCTCGACGCCGCGACCCTGACGCAGATGGGTGTCGAAGTGCAGCCAATCGGTTCGGGCTCGATCAGCGAAGAGCTGCGTGCACCTGGCGAGGTGATCGATAGTGCCTACGGCACCACGCTCGTGACGCCCCGCGTGGTATCGCTGGTGGTCCGCCGCCACGCGAAGTTGGGCGACGAAGTTCGCCGGGGCGCGCCCCTTGTCACTCTGTCGAGCGTCGACGTCGCCAACGCTCAGGCTGATTTGCGCATTGCCGAACAGGAATCGCGGCGTGTCTCCGCGCTCGGGCGCGAAGCCGTCTCGGGTCGTCGGATCAGCGAGGCCCAAGTTGCAGTTGACCGCGCCCGTGCCGTCGCGCGTGCCTACGGACTTCCCGGCACGGCGCCCGGTGGCGCGAATGGCGAGTTCACCCTGACGGCGCCGCACGCCGGACGCATTACCGAGGACGAGTTCGTAGTGGGCGAGCGCATCGAGCCGGGCAAGGCTCTGTTCCGTTTGGTCGACGAGTCGACCGTCTGGATCGACGCCAAGTTACCTGCAGGGAGCGTGTCCCGCATCAACCCCGGCAGCAATGCCACGGTGGTCTTCAATGGGCAGCGGTTGGACGCGAAGGTCCTGCGGTCGGCGCACCGCACCTCGGATGCGACCCGCAATGCATCGGTTCGGCTCGAGGTTCGCAACCGGGACGACGTGCTGCATGGCGGCGACTTCGTCGAAATCTTGTTCGATGCGCCAGCAGGGTCGCGAGACGCAAGTCCGGCAGCGACCCGCCTGTCCGTTCCCAGCGAAGCCCTAGTGCAGTTGCAGGGCGACACAATCGTCTTCCGTCGCGATGCCGATGGTGGCCTCGTGTCGGTGCCGGTGCGGACCGGCGAGGTCGTAGGGGGCCGCACGCAGATCCTAGACGGCTTGAAGCCGGGCGACCAGGTGGTGGTCAAAGGTGCCTTCGCCCTGAAGTCCCAACTCCTGAAGGAAGAGATGGGAGGCGGCCATGGGCATTGA
- a CDS encoding AraC family transcriptional regulator — protein sequence MHNADAFFEVFESARVKGGGAAIQTLQVGQPLEFSQVSACFHFIEGAPCRLHISGYRQGLFLQTGDLVVLPHGGSHKLEYTGDGAAEAKVTTCDFRLEGPAGKLLVSALPALLHVTGAGQPSASFPDSPREWLSVTLAAIRKEADRPSLGSVVMLSRLIDLLFVWSLRHWLMTSSPEATSLARALDDSVLSHALVLLHAQPARNWSVDGLASELNQSRSNLSQRFVETLGEPPMRYLTRWRMQLAAEMLVSSKLRISLVAERVGYGSEPAFSRAFKRQFGTTPTDYRIAKTGRNSKQLVGSGRLK from the coding sequence ATGCACAATGCCGATGCCTTCTTCGAAGTCTTCGAGTCCGCGCGGGTCAAGGGTGGAGGCGCCGCCATCCAAACCTTGCAAGTGGGTCAACCGCTGGAGTTCTCACAAGTATCCGCTTGTTTCCACTTCATTGAAGGCGCTCCCTGCCGCCTGCATATATCTGGCTATCGCCAAGGTCTATTTTTGCAGACCGGCGACTTGGTCGTACTACCGCATGGAGGCTCGCATAAGCTTGAATACACGGGTGACGGCGCCGCAGAGGCAAAGGTGACGACGTGCGATTTTCGATTAGAGGGTCCTGCAGGCAAATTATTGGTCAGCGCATTACCCGCTTTGTTACACGTAACGGGCGCCGGACAGCCATCCGCCTCTTTTCCGGATAGCCCACGGGAATGGCTGTCAGTAACACTGGCGGCGATTCGGAAGGAGGCCGATCGTCCATCGCTGGGAAGCGTCGTGATGCTATCGCGACTGATCGATCTATTATTCGTATGGTCATTGCGACACTGGCTGATGACCTCATCTCCGGAGGCCACCAGTCTAGCCCGCGCATTAGACGACTCCGTTCTAAGCCACGCGCTCGTACTACTGCATGCGCAGCCGGCGAGGAATTGGAGCGTCGATGGCTTGGCGTCCGAGTTGAACCAGTCGCGCTCAAACCTTTCCCAACGTTTCGTCGAAACACTGGGCGAGCCACCCATGCGCTATCTCACCCGCTGGCGCATGCAATTGGCGGCCGAGATGCTGGTTTCATCGAAGCTGCGCATCTCCCTAGTCGCGGAACGCGTGGGGTATGGGTCCGAACCAGCCTTCAGCCGTGCCTTCAAGAGGCAATTTGGAACCACACCAACCGACTACCGCATCGCAAAAACAGGTAGAAACTCGAAGCAGCTCGTCGGATCCGGAAGGTTGAAATGA